The Astyanax mexicanus isolate ESR-SI-001 chromosome 18, AstMex3_surface, whole genome shotgun sequence DNA window ATACCGTCTCCAGGGACTCCAGGGAATTTACCTACTCCTACTCCAGCCATGGCCACATCCAGCTGCCATCAAGAGGAGTTTTCCTGCCCTGTATGTTTGGAAATACTGAATGACCCTGCTACGATTCCTTGTGGTCATACTTACTGCATGAAATGCATCCAGAAGCACTGGGATAAATCTGCTGCCAAAGGTATCTACTCCTGTCCACAGTGCAGGCAGGTCTTCAAACCCAGGCCCGTTCTGGGCAGGAATAACATGCTGATGGAAGCTATGAAGAAACTGAGAGTGCAGGAGCAGGAAAGGCCTCCTGCTTGTACTTCTGACGCTCCATCAGGTGCTTCAGGATCTACATCCACAGATCCTTCTCCTCAACCAGCATGTCCCAGGCCTGATGGAGCTGAAGAAGCTTTAGAAGGTGTTCCAGCTCAGGCGGGATTATATCCTCAGCTGCCTTCTACCTCCCTCAATTTGTGTCCAGTACATCAGCAGGTCCTTGAGCTGTACTGCTGCGATgataaagagagtgtgtgtgatgagtgtagCCTCCTGGGACATAAGGGTCATCGAGTGGTCCTTCCAGATGAGGAAAAACAGGAGAAACAGGTTTAATTCTAGACAGTCTGTCTTATTTAGTTAACTCAATTAACTACTTAAATAGAACatgtttagaatattttattaaaagttgattgttgttttgtttaacttatttatttgtgtgtttgtgttgtcctTGGGGAGCAGCAAGAGCTGGGACAGAAGAAGGAaatgatagaaaaaaatatgcaaaccaGAGTGAAGGTCATTCAGATGCTACCACAGGTTTTTCAAGCTCACAAGGTAAGTCTCTATAACTACAGTGATCAATATGTAAAAACAAATCAACCACTAGCCTAATGCTAGTTTGTAAAAGTGTcggctaaatgctgtaaatgtttaattatggAAGAAAAGTGTCCTTGAGAATTCTGGGCTAGAAACTGGGACAAAATAGTATGTGGATTAGCACTGCAGAGATATGTATTGTTGAGATAATTTAACACAGcctcatcagcagcagtttaaaaagaggcggtggctgagttcacatgtatcagaggaggcatgtgttaggtttcaccctcctggtgttggggcatcaacagtgatagggggagtcctaatgagtggattgggtaattagctgtgtacattgggagaaaatgtgataaaaattagaaataaaaatatttaattgtttgatttttttctttatttttcttcattagTTATTTTATCCACAGCACAGTTCAACAGTTTCTCCTTTCTTTTGCTCTAGAATGTTGTCCAGGGTCTGCAGAGGGACAGCATGGGACTGTTTGCTGATGTACTGAAGACAGTAGAGTTAATGAACTCCCAGGTCATGGAACTCTTTCAAACCTATGAAGCCTCTTCTTTCAATCACATAGAGGCCCACCGCTTTAGGCTGCATCAAGAGATCAGCAAACTAAACAAACAACAAGAGGAACTGAACAGCTTAGCCAACACTCAGGACTCCATTCAATTCCTGAATGTAAGTTGGAACTGTGTAACTGCAAGTTACTTACCATATTTATATTGGTAGCTACATGCTCTTAAGTGTTATAAATACTGcatttttctcactttttgtGTTCTCTGTTGCAGGCATTTCTTGCAATATCTGGTGCTGACCAGCTTGGAAATGCAGAGCTGGAGATTTCCCCTCCAGAAGCAGTGGATGTTTGGATCAGATCAGCTCTTGGTGTTTTCCAAGAGGAGTTGAATGACCTTTGTAAACGTAGCCTTGCCAATGTCTTCAGATGTGGTGAGGCTATTTGCAACTACACAGGACTCAATTGCCATAATTATGCTAAAACACCAGAACATGTTTAGATATTCTACATAGATCGAGATATCTcaaaatatatacatgtacataTTTTTCGTTTTAACATTTTCAAATACCATAGTAAGGATTGTGAATGTCAGACTTGTGAGTAGTAGCACCTTCTGACAGTGCCCCCACCCCTCTTCCTATAGTGAATGATGCAGGAGCAATGGCACCAGCAGTCAGACAGGCAGGCCCTGCTCCAAGTATCTTGCTGGCTGCTTCACAAACACCAGGTGAGCAAACAAAATAAGGGGCTGTTAAATTCTGATTGCTTACTTGTTTGTTCTGCACCTGTTTTCTATGTTCTCAATGGATTTCTCATTGTTATGCGTTGGTCAGCACTCATCTGTCTACACAGCAATTTAAaggcaaaattaataaaaaaacaaatgcatgtCGTGTTACAGCGTATGATAAATacgattttaatataaaaaaaaatatttaacaaacagacttaaaattaaaatagttaaataattttaaaaaaagaaaatgaataaaaccaaacaaaaagaaTACAGTTAAGCTgcaagtttttttatatattttatgtttattgtttatgtttgcatttttaaatgcactaaatattctgtacTTTAGTTTTGTTGTATGTATTTTgttaaatttacattacattacttacattacttattttgtaaatggttttgttgtagtagtatttttatgaatttaataaatactttttagtgtttttgggcggcacggtggcacagtgggtagcacttccgcctcacagcaagacggcctgggttcgattcccggctgggacgacccgggtctttctgtgtggagtttgcacgttctccccgtgtctgcgtgggtttcctccgggtgctccggtttcctcccacagtccaaagacggcacgttaggCTGATTGGAAACAAATTGCCCcctgggtgtgagtgtgtgagtgaatgtgtctgtttgtctgtctgtgtctgtctgccctgcgatggactggcggcctgtccagggtgtatcctgccttccgcccgatgctggctgggataggctccagcacccccccgcgacccttaatggataaagcggttgataatgacttgacttgacttgactttttagtgtttttgtttgtgtttattcttAGTATTGCTAAGAATATCACCATTGCAACAAACgttgaaatattgtgacattactTTAGAAAGGTATTGCCCATCCCTAGGGGTGTTTCTAACTGTGTATGCCTTTATTGCGCCTAAAACACCATATCTCATTGTATCTAATTgccttttatttcatttctttgcTTGTATCTGTATGATTGTGTTGAGGTTTATAGATATTCCacatatgaatatttttttttgttatttaaccaGGCAATGTCATAAATGTGATTTAATAACACCTCCTCCCTTCCTATAGTAAATGATGCAGGAGCAATCGCACCAGCAGCCAGtattcagagagcagaagcagGCCCAGTACCAAGCACCTTACAAATTGGCTCACAAATAACAGGTGAGCAAACAAAATAAGGGGCTGTTAAATCAAGATTGCTTACTTGTTTGTTCTGCACCTGTTTTCTATGTGGTCTCACTGGATTATTCATTACTGTTCATTTGCTGTGTTACTGTCTACTGTCTGACTGATCTGTATACACAGCAATATTATGGCAAGGGGCTTAATAAATGCATGTCAATCATGTAATTTTAGGCTAATACACTAAGGGGctaagtctagtcttggactacacagtattTTAGAACATTTGCTATGACCATTACTTTGTATTCAATCATAATAATTCATCATCACTTAGACTTATCCTATAGGTACAGGTTGGAGTTCCAGCATTGTAGAGAAGTACGTTTACTGGTTTATTATTAGTTCACAGCCCAGTGCTGCAGGGCTTTAAACTGCTCTGTATAATGAAAGGCACTGGGCATGTTGACATTAGACTCATACATGGCTGTTCAAGGGTGTCCCTTCATACTGGCAATACATTTATTAATGAAAATTAATCTCAAAATTACGTTGTGCATACAGAACTAAATGCTTGTGTCAGTAACGGGTTCACAGTAAAGTAGCTGAACTCACTCATTAAAAAGGAGTGTCTGAACACATTTGTACTAAATTGTGTATGTGAACTCTAAGAGAATGACATAGAAAGAAACTGACCATCATCAGAGCATTTCTTCAAGTTGCATTTGCTTCCTCTTTAGCTCCTCAACAGACACCTGCATCGAGCAACACTGACACTAAAGCTAAAGACACAACACCTCATTCCTCAACACCTCAGcctcctccagctgctgctgctgctgctgctgcaaagcCAGGTAAATATGCAAAATATACAAGTTAGATTTCAATTCAATGGTTTCTAAATTTGATATACTTTAAATGAGTTGGATTTCTCTTGTCTTAGCAGTGAAGGTAGCAGCCGCCTTCAGTGAAGAAAACCCAGCACCTAAAACCAGGGATGAAATGATTAAATGTAAGTGCATATTTTTTAAGACTTGATATTGCTATGATATTATTGATTTTGCCTGAGAATAGGAACCAGGAAGGTCAAGCGGGCCAGTATGTTGGAAAAGTTTTAGTACACTTATAGAAGTTCCCTTTAGATTGTAAGATGTTGTATTTAGGCTATATCCACCCTGACATAgaacaaatagataaataattgCTGGCTGCTAAAAGAACAGCTCTGACAAGAAAATGGATGCAACAAGAAGGACAAAAATTAGATGACTGGATAAACATAACTAAGGAGATTTATCTAATAGAAAAGATAACATTCTCAGAAAATATGAGAATGGattcatttaaaaaacactggAAGAAATGGACAAAGTATTTATTAGAAATCAGACCAAATGACTTATACATAGAAGTATAAGAAATATACATATAAGGAACTATTTTGGGATGTAATTTGAGCTAATGATGTAACCCTAATTTGTTTAAGGTAATAGAAAGATTGGATACATTCttttattgtataaatatattatttatatttattttcttctttgacTACTGCGCTGGGTATTCTGGAATGCAAATGTATTCCCTGGATGTATATAGTTTTGTTAAGGATGCTCAATAATTATAGGCAGTGTTAAAAAAGCTTAATAAGAaactctatgttttttttttctgtaatgcctttataaacagaaaaaatagtGGATTTgcttatatataaacatttttaagggCTGATGTAAAGAGTGACATTTTCTTTCAGACCGCTTTGAGCCCACACTGGATCCCAACAGTGCTTATCGTCATATCCGTTTGTCTGATGGGGATCGCAAGGCCACTCTCCGTGCTGAGAATCAGAACTACCCAGAGCACGCTGATCGCTTCCTCTTCTGGAGGCAGGTGATGTGTCGGGAACCTATGGCAGGCAGCCCTTACTACTGGGAGGTGGAATGGACAGGACAGAAGGTAGCACCAAACTAATTCATTATAAGCCAGTGCCTCATTCACTGATAACTTCATACTGATTATATTAAATTtgttacaaaaaatgttttttgtaaatttttcgcactattaggcacacttaaaattgatCTAAATatggtcagtgtgtgttttaatccagtgcgctttatgtttgaattttaccagtcaggttgtaaggagcagtaaagccactccactgaagtgcagagttatagtttagttctatagttcagatctccagcactgagactcgacactgaagcagtactagcattagctgctaaccgcgctaagagtattatcagcctgtatcctgctgctaaccacggctagcactgctggagcagcattagcaataacTGCACTAGTTATTTTGCcgttataatgcgaaaaatatggtGTATATACACAATGACTGAATAATGAGGATTGCTGTTACTGCAGACAGTCTACAGTAGAGTTACCGGAGTGTGATTTGTAATAATGCCAGCATAGCTTTCTCAATAGTCTCTGCTTAGCTCAGTTTAGATCCACTGGAAACACTGGAATATTATTAAATCTTCTGCTAAACACATTTACTAATTTTAATTACTAATACATCTTGCTTGGCTTCCTCCTCAGGTCACCATTGGTGTGGCATATAAAGAAATGCCGCGCTCCCCGTCGGACGACAGCTCCAGACTGGGCCACAATGAGCAGTCCTGGACCCTGTACTGGTCAGGCACTGCCTTCTCTCTGTGGCATGCTGGGAAGGAAACCACACTGGCTGCTCCTAAAAGCCGTAAGATTGGAGTCTATCTAGACCAGCAGGCAGGCTTGCTGGCCTTCTACAGGGTCTCTCACAACCAGGCCCACCTGATCTGCTGTGTAGAAACGGAATTCAGTGCAGCTGTCTACCCCAGCTTCCGCTTCTGGTCTGGGGTGGGATCCACCTTCACTGTTTGCCAGCTAGAATAAAGGTTGCAGGAAACTGAAGACAGGCTATTCTAACACTTCTAATGTCtgtatttttcccatttttattttaaatatgtaaattattttgtttgtttttttgtttattttctcagACTTTTCAATAAAACATATTAGTAAATGACATGTGAGTGAAAGATCTAAACTGTTTCATGTAGCCACTAGAGGGTGATGTAGGCACACAACTCAGAAGGAGATGTGTGAACAAAAAGTGAGTCTACATTAGTGCACATTTGGCGTGCAGCTCTAAAATTGTAAAAGCAAACTTATGACAACAAACCtccctgctaaaacatccagttcATTACCAATTTTcatggtagctggtttcagatggtctaagctggtctttgatggtcaatgAAGttggtagaccagctaaaccattaagctaaaaacatatttaataaaattacaaACTGTGCAGGGTCCAGTTTCCCAAAATCCTCTTAGCATTAAGAATATTTTACATGgaaagagagagtgctcagtgtaaAGAGTGCTCCCTCAATCATCTAGGAATCATCTTAGTGCAAAGAACCTTTTGGCCAACCCACCCCAGGTAATTAGaacagctgtatttttttatttgtgcctATTTTGTTACAGTTAAACTCTACAGTACATCTTGTTACAAAATAACTAGTTTCTGACCTAATGAACTTAGCATCCACACCCTGGCATTGAATATCTATTTCGTATATTAACTACCTAAAGTTTGCAATGTGTTCCACaccatttgtttaaaaaagaaaagaaaagaaagtataAGCATTTCAACTTCTAATTAATTACTATTAATCAAAATCTATTGTgatagatgtgtttttttttaatcaattgaaaaTTCTATTTTAATCACTGTTAATACATTCCattaaaatggaaatggaaatgtcTCTTTGTTACTCAATACCCAAAGAGTTTAGCTGTAAGGAATAGTAAACATTTCCCTGGgtctatataatattttattcttCATAAACATTCTAAACAGTTTTTAgtcaaattaatattaaatgatttaatatttagtataacatttagataatttaatatttagatCATAGTATGCAGGTTTAATATAAACAATAGTGCAAATGCGTCAAATTAGTTATTTTCTATTTACATTACAAgcagaaaatattttattctacaaaaatgattaaaaatgtttgcCCTTCTTCAGTGGGTGAACACAACAAAGCAGGGAATTATTATCTTTTTAAATAAtctttaagaaaagaaaaaaaataaaatcctatCACGGTAACATAAACAGAACAAACAACAAAACCTCTTCCCTCATGACTTTTCTGCTTGGTTTACAGGAACTAAAATGCATCAGATATCCTGTTCATTGGTGTCTCATTTCATTTTTCCTTCCTTTATGTACGCACACTTGGGCTCTGGCCTACATTTCCACAGTGTTCTTCCTCTCTGGCCTCTAGTCTTATCACAGTTGAAAATCATCAAGACGGCCTAAATTGCAAATGACACCTGAATTGATATTTTGTATATATGGAGAAGTGGGTTTTCATTGTAAATTCTAAGAATGAAATCTGTCTAATCGAATACTAACTAAATAATCAACTATTAAATCTACATATGATAAATTATATTGCCTGAAGCACATCTGAAGAAAAAACAGTCCATAGTAAAAGAGTAAAGAGCAGTGTTATATGTAGGGCTTAAATCTTGCCCTTATAACCTGTTCATGTACATTTCAATATAACAGAtgataaaacaatgtatttgTAAAACAACATATTGAATGTTCCACAAAGGCCTTAAAACCTAGTTCAGATTTACCAGGGaggattggtaaaaaaaaaaaaaacattgcaaagcCAGTATTGAACTGGTTATTGTTGTTGCTACAGAACATTATATTCTAATCCTAATGCATTTCTGTGGATATTATACAAGTTTTCAGCTTGTGTCAGCAATCAGTGCACCTGAATTTACTTATTTAGGTTAACCCATTACAATTGTTTAATGGAAAAGAGGTAGACATTTATTGTGTTAGCAGTTTGTCAAATTCAGGAATCAGAAAACACCTAATCCTAGAATACTCCGGTGTTGCACTACTTTTCCCAAGAAAAATGACATGGTTAGATGACAAGTTCCTAACACACAGAAATTTTCATTTAA harbors:
- the ftr86 gene encoding finTRIM family, member 86 isoform X2 codes for the protein MATSSCHQEEFSCPVCLEILNDPATIPCGHTYCMKCIQKHWDKSAAKGIYSCPQCRQVFKPRPVLGRNNMLMEAMKKLRVQEQERPPACTSDAPSGASGSTSTDPSPQPACPRPDGAEEALEGVPAQAGLYPQLPSTSLNLCPVHQQVLELYCCDDKESVCDECSLLGHKGHRVVLPDEEKQEKQQELGQKKEMIEKNMQTRVKVIQMLPQVFQAHKNVVQGLQRDSMGLFADVLKTVELMNSQVMELFQTYEASSFNHIEAHRFRLHQEISKLNKQQEELNSLANTQDSIQFLNAFLAISGADQLGNAELEISPPEAVDVWIRSALGVFQEELNDLCKRSLANVFRCVNDAGAMAPAVRQAGPAPSILLAASQTPVNDAGAIAPAASIQRAEAGPVPSTLQIGSQITAPQQTPASSNTDTKAKDTTPHSSTPQPPPAAAAAAAAKPVKVAAAFSEENPAPKTRDEMIKYRFEPTLDPNSAYRHIRLSDGDRKATLRAENQNYPEHADRFLFWRQVMCREPMAGSPYYWEVEWTGQKVTIGVAYKEMPRSPSDDSSRLGHNEQSWTLYWSGTAFSLWHAGKETTLAAPKSRKIGVYLDQQAGLLAFYRVSHNQAHLICCVETEFSAAVYPSFRFWSGVGSTFTVCQLE
- the ftr86 gene encoding finTRIM family, member 86 isoform X1 — encoded protein: MATSSCHQEEFSCPVCLEILNDPATIPCGHTYCMKCIQKHWDKSAAKGIYSCPQCRQVFKPRPVLGRNNMLMEAMKKLRVQEQERPPACTSDAPSGASGSTSTDPSPQPACPRPDGAEEALEGVPAQAGLYPQLPSTSLNLCPVHQQVLELYCCDDKESVCDECSLLGHKGHRVVLPDEEKQEKQQELGQKKEMIEKNMQTRVKVIQMLPQVFQAHKNVVQGLQRDSMGLFADVLKTVELMNSQVMELFQTYEASSFNHIEAHRFRLHQEISKLNKQQEELNSLANTQDSIQFLNAFLAISGADQLGNAELEISPPEAVDVWIRSALGVFQEELNDLCKRSLANVFRCVNDAGAMAPAVRQAGPAPSILLAASQTPVNDAGAIAPAASIQRAEAGPVPSTLQIGSQITAPQQTPASSNTDTKAKDTTPHSSTPQPPPAAAAAAAAKPAVKVAAAFSEENPAPKTRDEMIKYRFEPTLDPNSAYRHIRLSDGDRKATLRAENQNYPEHADRFLFWRQVMCREPMAGSPYYWEVEWTGQKVTIGVAYKEMPRSPSDDSSRLGHNEQSWTLYWSGTAFSLWHAGKETTLAAPKSRKIGVYLDQQAGLLAFYRVSHNQAHLICCVETEFSAAVYPSFRFWSGVGSTFTVCQLE